TCCAACACAAAAACCGGATATAGAATGTATTAATGAAGTAAGTGTAAATATTTGTGTTGAGGATAAAGAGATTATTAACACTATACTAGGGCCAAAATTGGTTATAAAAGGATTTAAAAATATTAAGATTATATATACTGCAGATAATTGTCAGCAGTCTCTTCATTCTGCACATTGGAGTATTCCATTTTGTCAATTTATCTTGTTAAAAGATTTGAAATATGATAAGTGTGATAATATTATAGAAACTATTTTTATTGGAATAGAGAATATTTGTGTAAAACACTTTGATTGTAGAATGATTGATTTATCACTATTATTTATAATTTGTCCACAAATTCGTAATTGTAATAACTGTAAATGCTGTAGAAGTTATTGTATGCATAATCCAAATTTATGCTATTACGATAATGATACTTGTTCAGATAAC
This sequence is a window from Clostridioides difficile. Protein-coding genes within it:
- a CDS encoding DUF3794 domain-containing protein — protein: MNESISKTGITPLEDYPDNKCIKYYKEFIEDDILCVPTQKPDIECINEVSVNICVEDKEIINTILGPKLVIKGFKNIKIIYTADNCQQSLHSAHWSIPFCQFILLKDLKYDKCDNIIETIFIGIENICVKHFDCRMIDLSLLFIICPQIRNCNNCKCCRSYCMHNPNLCYYDNDTCSDNCNDATQCKYSLGDKYNSRMRYK